The Dyella caseinilytica genome has a window encoding:
- the mfd gene encoding transcription-repair coupling factor — protein sequence MPNPINHPPLPTTPKQRRFWTPPHGSARALLVAEAAQSHSGLLVVVTKDTQRAHALEDELRIFAGSLPVLHFPDWETLPYDVFSPHPDIVSQRIATLYQLPSVKRGVLVVSAATLMQRIAPRTHITGSGLMLRKGQKLDLAAEQRRLEAAGYRHVPQVAEPGDFAVRGALIDIFPMGAREPYRIELFDDEVESIRSFDPETQRSQQQVEKVELLPAREFPVTDDAAKAFRNRLRERFPIDVRRCPIYQDMKEAVTPGGIEYYLPLFFEQTATLFDYLADDALFVLGEGTGEAAEQFWTQTAERYDQRAHDIERPVLPPAELYLSPEQLREQWNKRLRVEVVDSGHEHAVASGTQPAPEVPLNRKGEEPGTSLRHFIENYPGRVLIAADSAGRREALLEQLAAAGLRPQNVDGWQGFLADPNKLTITIAPLEQGFALTKPAMAVLTERELFGERVRTERRRRRGAARDPDTIIRDLTELSIGSPIVHVDHGVGRYQGLVSMELGGMAGEFLTIEYAKGDKLYVPVAQLGLVSRYSGTAPELAPLHSLGGDAWERARKKAAEKVRDVAAELLAIYAQREARGGESLPIDRQLVEEFGSSFPFEETPDQLHAIDAVLGDLAAPRAMDRVICGDVGFGKTEVALRAAFAAATAGKQVAVLVPTTLLAQQHYRNFADRFADWPVRVDVLSRFRSTKEVNEALKRLADGQIDVIVGTHKLLQPDIKFKQLGLVIVDEEQRFGVRQKEQLKKLRAEVDLLTMTATPIPRTLNMAMSGLRDLSLITTPPAHRMAVRTFISAWEPALMREAFQRELQRGGQVYFLHNEVESIERTTRELQELIPDARIGIAHGQMPERELEQVMADFHRQRFNVLVCTTIIETGIDIPTANTIIINRADRFGLAQLHQLRGRVGRSHHRAYAYLIVPDRKSITADAEKRLEALASLEELGAGFTLATHDLEIRGAGELLGDEQSGQIQEIGFGLYTELLERAVRALKSGKIPDFDLSSEHETEVELHLPALIPDDYLPDVHTRLTLYKRIASARNEESLRELQVEMIDRFGLLPDAVKQLFALASLKLMATPLGIRKLDFGANGGRVTFRDKPDIDPMALIRLIQNYPRIYKLDGQDKLKVNLELPGASERIRVAEEILGKLGARKAA from the coding sequence ATGCCTAATCCGATCAACCACCCGCCCCTTCCCACCACTCCCAAGCAACGCCGCTTCTGGACGCCACCACACGGTTCAGCACGGGCCTTGCTGGTTGCCGAAGCCGCGCAATCGCATAGCGGCCTGCTGGTGGTGGTCACGAAGGACACCCAACGCGCGCACGCGCTGGAAGACGAATTGCGGATCTTCGCCGGCTCGCTGCCGGTGCTGCATTTTCCCGATTGGGAAACACTGCCCTACGACGTCTTCAGTCCGCACCCGGATATCGTGTCGCAGCGCATCGCCACGCTGTACCAATTGCCCAGCGTAAAGCGCGGTGTGCTGGTGGTGTCGGCGGCAACGCTGATGCAGCGGATTGCTCCGCGCACGCACATCACCGGCTCCGGCCTGATGCTGCGCAAGGGACAGAAGCTGGATCTCGCTGCGGAACAGCGTCGACTGGAAGCAGCCGGCTACCGGCACGTACCGCAAGTGGCCGAGCCAGGCGATTTCGCGGTGCGCGGCGCGCTGATCGATATCTTCCCGATGGGAGCGCGCGAACCCTATCGCATCGAACTGTTCGATGATGAAGTGGAGTCGATCCGCAGCTTCGATCCGGAAACACAGCGCTCGCAGCAGCAAGTCGAAAAGGTGGAATTGCTGCCTGCCCGCGAATTTCCTGTGACGGACGACGCAGCCAAAGCGTTCCGCAATCGCCTGCGCGAGCGCTTTCCAATCGATGTGCGCCGCTGTCCGATCTACCAGGACATGAAGGAAGCCGTTACACCGGGTGGCATCGAGTACTACTTGCCGTTGTTCTTCGAGCAGACGGCAACACTGTTCGATTACCTCGCCGACGACGCGCTGTTCGTGCTCGGCGAAGGCACGGGCGAAGCTGCCGAACAGTTCTGGACGCAGACTGCAGAACGCTACGACCAGCGCGCGCACGATATCGAGCGCCCGGTATTGCCACCAGCCGAGCTTTATCTTTCACCCGAACAGTTGCGCGAACAATGGAACAAGCGCCTGCGCGTGGAAGTGGTCGACAGTGGCCACGAACACGCCGTGGCTTCCGGTACACAACCCGCACCCGAGGTGCCGCTCAACCGCAAGGGCGAAGAGCCGGGCACCTCGTTGCGTCATTTCATCGAAAACTATCCGGGGCGCGTATTGATCGCCGCCGATTCGGCCGGTCGCCGCGAAGCCCTATTGGAGCAGCTGGCCGCCGCGGGCTTACGCCCACAGAACGTCGATGGCTGGCAAGGTTTCCTGGCTGATCCGAACAAGCTCACCATCACCATCGCGCCGCTCGAACAAGGCTTCGCGCTGACCAAACCCGCCATGGCGGTGTTGACCGAGCGCGAACTGTTCGGCGAACGCGTGCGCACCGAGCGTCGGCGCCGCCGCGGCGCAGCGCGCGATCCGGACACCATCATTCGCGACCTGACCGAGCTGTCGATCGGCTCGCCGATCGTGCACGTCGATCACGGCGTAGGCCGTTACCAGGGCTTGGTGTCGATGGAGCTGGGCGGCATGGCCGGCGAGTTCCTCACTATCGAATATGCCAAGGGTGACAAGCTGTACGTGCCAGTGGCGCAGCTTGGCCTGGTCAGTCGCTACTCGGGTACTGCGCCGGAACTCGCACCGCTGCATTCATTGGGTGGCGATGCCTGGGAACGCGCGCGCAAGAAAGCCGCGGAGAAAGTACGCGATGTGGCGGCGGAATTGCTCGCCATTTATGCCCAGCGTGAAGCGCGCGGTGGCGAATCATTGCCGATCGATCGTCAGCTGGTCGAGGAATTCGGCAGCAGCTTCCCGTTTGAGGAAACTCCGGATCAGCTGCATGCCATCGATGCCGTGCTTGGCGATTTGGCTGCACCACGCGCGATGGATCGCGTGATCTGCGGCGACGTCGGTTTCGGCAAGACCGAGGTCGCATTGCGTGCAGCCTTCGCTGCTGCCACCGCCGGCAAACAGGTTGCCGTGCTGGTGCCGACCACCCTCCTGGCCCAGCAGCATTACCGCAATTTTGCCGACCGCTTCGCCGATTGGCCGGTGCGTGTCGACGTGCTGTCGCGCTTCCGTTCGACCAAGGAAGTAAACGAGGCGCTCAAGCGCCTCGCCGATGGTCAGATCGACGTGATCGTCGGCACCCACAAGCTGCTGCAGCCGGATATCAAGTTCAAGCAACTCGGTCTGGTGATCGTCGATGAAGAACAACGTTTCGGCGTGCGCCAGAAGGAGCAGCTCAAAAAGCTGCGCGCCGAAGTCGATCTGCTGACGATGACCGCCACGCCGATTCCGCGCACCCTGAACATGGCGATGAGCGGCTTGCGCGATCTGTCGCTGATCACCACGCCACCCGCGCATCGCATGGCCGTGCGTACATTCATTTCCGCATGGGAACCGGCCCTTATGCGCGAAGCATTCCAGCGCGAATTGCAACGCGGCGGCCAGGTGTACTTCCTGCACAACGAAGTGGAGAGCATCGAGCGCACCACCCGTGAATTGCAGGAATTGATTCCCGATGCCCGCATCGGCATCGCCCATGGCCAGATGCCGGAACGCGAGTTGGAACAGGTGATGGCCGATTTCCATCGCCAGCGTTTCAACGTACTGGTGTGCACGACGATCATCGAAACCGGCATCGACATCCCCACCGCCAACACCATCATCATCAATCGCGCGGACCGCTTTGGCCTGGCCCAGCTGCATCAGCTGCGTGGGCGTGTCGGCCGTTCGCATCATCGCGCTTACGCATACCTGATCGTACCGGATCGCAAGAGCATCACGGCTGACGCGGAGAAGCGCCTGGAAGCCCTCGCTTCGCTGGAAGAACTGGGCGCAGGCTTCACGCTCGCCACGCATGATCTGGAGATCCGCGGTGCCGGTGAATTGCTGGGCGATGAGCAATCCGGCCAGATTCAGGAAATCGGCTTCGGCCTGTATACGGAATTGCTCGAACGCGCCGTGCGCGCGCTGAAGTCTGGCAAGATTCCAGATTTCGACCTCAGCAGCGAACACGAAACCGAAGTGGAACTGCACCTTCCGGCACTGATTCCCGACGACTACCTGCCCGATGTACACACCCGTCTGACGCTATACAAGCGCATCGCCAGCGCACGCAATGAAGAATCCTTGCGCGAACTGCAAGTGGAAATGATCGACCGCTTCGGCCTGCTGCCAGATGCCGTCAAGCAATTGTTCGCGTTGGCGAGCTTGAAACTCATGGCAACACCGCTGGGCATCCGCAAGCTCGACTTCGGCGCGAACGGTGGACGCGTCACCTTCCGCGACAAGCCCGATATCGATCCGATGGCACTCATCCGGCTGATCCAAAACTATCCGCGCATCTACAAGCTGGATGGTCAGGACAAATTAAAGGTGAATTTGGAATTGCCGGGTGCCAGCGAACGCATCCGTGTTGCGGAAGAAATCCTGGGCAAGCTTGGGGCGCGCAAGGCAGCTTAA
- the egtD gene encoding L-histidine N(alpha)-methyltransferase gives MNVQAYAVRDEQRPPDNQLLQVVQRGLRSQPKRLPSWLFYDEQGSALFERICEQPEYYLTRAEIALLDAHAGEIAELLGPDVRLVEYGSGHAVKTRLLLEHLADPVAWVPIELSSEALRHGMQGMEQHFPDLPIQPLPVDFTRALRLPVPPRAPRRTVVYFPGSTIGNFDEREAAQLLRKMRSEMGDNGGILVGADLKKDKSTLESAYNDRAGVTAAFTLNILARLNRELGCNFELGAFRHRAHYNAMAGRIETHILSNREQRVRVGRLQVLFREEEAMLVEYSCKYSLEDFAALAAVAGLAVQQVWMDPQSMFSLQYLTRTGS, from the coding sequence ATGAATGTTCAAGCTTATGCAGTACGTGACGAACAACGCCCCCCCGATAACCAGTTGCTGCAAGTTGTTCAACGCGGCTTACGTTCGCAACCTAAGCGGTTGCCTTCCTGGTTGTTCTATGACGAACAAGGTTCGGCCCTGTTCGAACGCATCTGTGAGCAGCCTGAGTATTATCTGACGCGCGCGGAAATCGCGCTGCTTGATGCACATGCCGGCGAGATTGCCGAGTTGCTTGGTCCGGATGTCCGGCTGGTTGAATACGGCAGCGGCCATGCGGTGAAAACGCGGTTACTGCTCGAGCATCTTGCTGATCCGGTTGCCTGGGTGCCGATCGAGCTGTCATCGGAAGCATTGCGACATGGCATGCAGGGCATGGAACAGCATTTCCCGGACTTGCCGATCCAGCCGTTGCCGGTGGACTTCACGCGAGCGCTGCGATTGCCGGTTCCGCCGCGCGCGCCGCGCCGCACTGTGGTGTATTTCCCCGGCTCCACCATCGGCAATTTCGACGAACGCGAAGCTGCGCAATTGCTGCGCAAGATGCGTAGCGAAATGGGCGACAACGGCGGCATCCTGGTCGGTGCAGATCTTAAGAAAGACAAGTCGACACTTGAATCTGCCTACAACGACCGCGCCGGCGTCACCGCAGCGTTCACGCTCAACATACTTGCGCGCCTGAATCGCGAGCTGGGCTGCAATTTCGAGCTCGGCGCATTCCGCCACCGTGCGCACTACAACGCCATGGCAGGACGCATTGAAACGCACATCCTCAGCAATCGCGAACAACGCGTACGCGTGGGGCGTTTGCAGGTGCTGTTCCGCGAAGAAGAAGCCATGCTGGTGGAATACAGCTGCAAGTATTCGCTGGAAGACTTCGCAGCGCTTGCAGCGGTAGCCGGCTTGGCGGTGCAGCAAGTGTGGATGGATCCGCAGAGCATGTTCAGTCTGCAATACCTAACACGCACCGGGTCTTAG
- the egtB gene encoding ergothioneine biosynthesis protein EgtB encodes MNASTFAVRTEDCFARFMRIRRQTLALCAGLSAEDLMVQSMPDASPGKWHLAHTTWFFEQFVLGRDPAYRSPNTAWHYQLNSYYQSVGPMHARPQRGLLSRPSLDEVRDYRARIDEAVGELIMRGVDDVLAARIELGLQHEQQHQELLLTDIKHAFWSQPLQPVYRQALHAETENVSVPMRFLPGREGVVEIGHGDSGRFAYDNETPRHRTWLSQHTLANRLVTNGEYLAFVRDGGYRDPALWLSDGWDTVQREGWQRPLYWQEDLSSEFTLSGMHALNANAPVCHVSYFEADAFARWAGARLPTEGEWENAAVAQQAAGNFQENQRFHPIAAHAGEGMQQMYGDVWEWTASPYVSYPGFNPLPGALGEYNGKFMNGQWVLRGGSCATPQDHIRVSYRNFFPPHARWQFAGIRLGQDR; translated from the coding sequence ATGAATGCCTCCACATTTGCCGTACGCACTGAAGATTGTTTTGCACGCTTCATGCGTATCCGCAGGCAGACGCTTGCGCTTTGCGCTGGGCTCAGTGCGGAAGACTTGATGGTGCAATCGATGCCCGATGCCAGTCCAGGCAAATGGCATCTGGCGCATACCACCTGGTTTTTCGAGCAGTTCGTGCTCGGGCGTGACCCTGCCTATCGCTCGCCCAATACGGCATGGCATTACCAACTCAATTCCTACTATCAATCGGTCGGGCCAATGCATGCGCGTCCGCAACGCGGCTTGCTGTCACGGCCCTCCCTGGACGAAGTGCGCGATTACCGCGCCCGTATCGATGAGGCTGTCGGTGAGCTGATCATGCGTGGCGTCGATGATGTGCTTGCCGCACGCATTGAACTCGGCTTGCAGCACGAACAGCAACATCAGGAGCTGCTTCTCACCGATATCAAGCATGCGTTCTGGTCGCAGCCGTTGCAGCCGGTCTATCGTCAAGCGCTGCATGCGGAAACAGAAAACGTATCGGTGCCAATGCGCTTCTTGCCCGGCAGGGAAGGTGTTGTTGAGATCGGGCACGGCGACAGCGGACGTTTTGCCTATGACAACGAAACGCCGCGTCATCGCACCTGGCTGTCGCAGCATACGCTTGCCAATCGGCTCGTCACCAATGGTGAGTACCTCGCCTTTGTGCGCGATGGTGGTTATCGCGATCCCGCGCTATGGTTGTCCGACGGCTGGGACACGGTGCAGCGCGAAGGCTGGCAGCGGCCGTTGTACTGGCAGGAAGACTTGTCCAGCGAATTCACGCTATCGGGTATGCACGCACTCAACGCCAATGCGCCGGTCTGCCATGTCAGCTACTTCGAAGCTGATGCTTTTGCGCGCTGGGCCGGCGCGCGCTTGCCTACGGAAGGCGAATGGGAGAATGCCGCAGTGGCGCAGCAAGCCGCGGGCAACTTCCAGGAAAATCAACGCTTCCATCCCATCGCTGCACACGCGGGCGAGGGCATGCAACAGATGTATGGCGACGTGTGGGAATGGACCGCATCGCCTTACGTAAGCTATCCGGGCTTCAACCCCTTGCCCGGTGCCCTCGGTGAATACAACGGCAAATTCATGAATGGGCAATGGGTGTTGCGCGGTGGCTCGTGCGCGACACCGCAAGACCATATCAGGGTCAGTTATCGCAACTTTTTTCCGCCCCATGCCCGCTGGCAGTTTGCGGGCATCCGATTGGGACAGGACCGATGA